A region of Leclercia adecarboxylata DNA encodes the following proteins:
- a CDS encoding methyl-accepting chemotaxis protein, whose product MTQYLVVPINTVKKSIEEVVSGNLGVTIPEFGNNCAGRLIPGINTLSNNLATLVREIRSSSHTAMTLSEQLAARSTALASKTELQSASLIQTSASMEQMAATTKNTADNTRLANQKASVATHQAKKGGELMGQVANNMHSITECAQQMTEIITLIDGIAFQTNILALNAAVEAARAGDHGKGFSVVAGEVRSLAHRSAEAAKNIKSLIDVTSSNVSQGAMVVAEAEKNMHEIVSGSGQVSKLMDEISTSTYEQERGIAQITQALSDLEQVTQSNVVMVEELSGSSAVLKNQVVELQTRTRNFHLEPGASAPMYDGRSYPARA is encoded by the coding sequence ATGACTCAGTACCTGGTCGTGCCAATCAATACGGTGAAGAAGAGTATCGAAGAGGTGGTCTCTGGCAATCTGGGCGTCACTATCCCGGAATTTGGTAACAACTGCGCTGGCAGACTGATCCCGGGCATCAACACGCTGTCGAACAATCTCGCTACCCTGGTGCGCGAGATCCGCTCGTCATCCCATACCGCGATGACGCTTTCCGAACAACTCGCCGCCCGCAGCACGGCGCTGGCTTCTAAAACCGAGCTGCAGTCTGCGTCTCTGATCCAGACCTCCGCCAGCATGGAACAGATGGCCGCCACCACCAAAAATACGGCGGACAACACTCGTCTCGCCAATCAGAAAGCCAGTGTCGCAACACATCAGGCTAAAAAAGGCGGCGAACTGATGGGGCAGGTTGCCAACAACATGCACTCCATTACTGAATGCGCCCAGCAGATGACGGAGATTATCACCCTGATTGACGGCATTGCGTTCCAGACCAACATCCTGGCGCTGAATGCGGCGGTCGAAGCCGCCCGGGCTGGCGATCATGGTAAAGGCTTTTCCGTTGTGGCGGGGGAAGTACGCAGCCTGGCGCATCGGAGCGCCGAAGCGGCCAAAAATATCAAATCCCTGATCGACGTCACCAGTAGCAACGTCAGTCAGGGGGCGATGGTAGTGGCGGAAGCCGAAAAGAACATGCATGAGATCGTCAGCGGCTCCGGGCAGGTCAGCAAACTGATGGACGAAATCTCCACTTCCACCTACGAGCAGGAGAGGGGCATCGCACAAATCACCCAGGCGCTGAGCGATCTGGAGCAGGTGACCCAGAGCAACGTGGTCATGGTAGAGGAGCTATCGGGCTCATCGGCCGTACTGAAAAATCAGGTCGTTGAACTGCAAACACGCACCCGCAACTTCCATCTCGAACCGGGAGCCTCTGCGCCCATGTATGACGGGCGAAGCTATCCCGCCCGTGCCTGA
- the ompC gene encoding porin OmpC produces the protein MQRKVLALMIPALLMAGAAHAAEIYNKDGNKLDLYGKVDGLHYFSDNSSADGDQTYVRLGFKGETQINDMLTGYGQWEYNVQANNTESSGNQSWTRLAFAGLKFGDYGSFDYGRNYGVLYDVEGWTDMLPEFGGDSYTNADNFMTGRANGVATYRNSDFFGMVEGLNFALQYQGNNEGSGNGNEGTNNGRDVRHENGDGFGISTSYDFGMGISAAAAYASSDRTNDQVSNTTAGGDKADAWTTGLKYDANNIYLAAMYSETRNMTPYGDNEHAVANKTQNFEVTAQYQFDSGLRPVVSYLQSKGKDLGNGQGDQDLVKYAEVGAVYYFNKNMSTYVDYKINLLDEDDQFYKDNGIGTDDIVALGLVYQF, from the coding sequence ATGCAAAGAAAAGTACTGGCTCTGATGATCCCAGCCCTGTTAATGGCTGGCGCAGCACATGCAGCAGAAATTTATAACAAAGACGGCAATAAATTAGATCTGTACGGTAAAGTGGATGGCCTGCATTATTTCTCCGACAACAGCAGCGCTGACGGTGACCAGACATATGTCCGTCTCGGCTTTAAAGGTGAAACCCAGATCAACGATATGCTCACCGGCTACGGCCAGTGGGAATATAACGTTCAGGCAAATAACACCGAAAGTTCTGGCAACCAGTCCTGGACCCGTCTGGCGTTTGCCGGTCTGAAATTTGGCGACTACGGTTCATTCGATTACGGCCGTAACTACGGCGTACTGTACGACGTGGAAGGCTGGACCGATATGCTGCCTGAGTTCGGCGGCGACTCTTACACCAATGCCGATAACTTCATGACCGGTCGTGCCAACGGCGTGGCGACCTACCGTAACAGCGATTTCTTCGGCATGGTTGAAGGCCTGAACTTCGCTCTGCAGTATCAGGGCAACAACGAAGGTTCCGGCAACGGTAACGAAGGCACCAACAACGGTCGTGACGTGCGTCATGAGAACGGTGACGGCTTCGGTATCTCCACCTCTTACGACTTCGGCATGGGCATCAGCGCAGCAGCGGCATACGCCTCTTCTGACCGTACCAACGACCAGGTGAGCAACACCACCGCAGGCGGCGACAAAGCTGACGCCTGGACTACAGGTCTGAAATACGACGCCAACAACATCTACCTGGCGGCCATGTACTCCGAAACCCGTAACATGACCCCGTACGGCGACAACGAGCACGCGGTAGCTAACAAAACGCAGAACTTCGAAGTGACTGCGCAGTACCAGTTCGATTCAGGTCTGCGTCCGGTTGTCTCTTACCTGCAGTCCAAAGGTAAAGATCTCGGCAACGGTCAGGGCGATCAGGATCTGGTTAAATATGCTGAAGTGGGTGCGGTTTACTACTTCAACAAAAATATGTCCACCTACGTTGATTACAAAATCAACCTGCTGGACGAAGACGACCAGTTCTACAAAGATAATGGCATCGGCACCGATGACATCGTAGCCCTGGGTCTGGTTTACCAGTTCTGA
- the zntB gene encoding zinc transporter ZntB encodes MEGIKGSEVNVPDAVFAWVLDGKGGARPLTDDDIIDQQHPCWLHLNYTHPESAHWLASTPLLPNNVRDALAGESLRPRVTRMGEGTLITLRCINGSTDERPDQLVAMRLYMDERLIVSTRQRKVLALDDVIGDLKEGTGPQDCGGWLVDVCDALTDHASEFIEELHDKIIDLEDNLIDQQIPPRGFLALLRKQLIVMRRYMAPQRDVYARLASERLPWMSDDQRRRMQDIAERLGRGLDEIDACIARTAVMTDEIAQVMQESLSRRTYTMSLMAMVFLPSTFLTGLFGVNLGGIPGGDFRFGFSLFCIMLVVLIGGVAWWLHRSKWL; translated from the coding sequence GTGGAAGGCATAAAAGGATCGGAAGTTAACGTTCCTGACGCAGTTTTTGCGTGGGTACTGGATGGTAAAGGCGGAGCAAGGCCGCTCACCGACGATGACATTATCGATCAGCAGCATCCTTGCTGGCTGCACCTGAACTACACCCACCCGGAGAGCGCCCACTGGCTGGCCTCGACGCCGTTATTACCCAACAACGTGCGCGACGCGCTGGCTGGCGAGAGCCTCCGTCCTCGGGTCACCCGCATGGGCGAGGGGACGTTAATTACGCTGCGCTGCATTAACGGCAGCACCGATGAGCGGCCGGATCAACTGGTGGCGATGCGCCTCTATATGGACGAGCGGCTGATTGTCTCCACCCGGCAGCGAAAAGTGCTGGCGCTGGACGATGTCATCGGCGATTTAAAAGAGGGCACCGGTCCGCAGGATTGCGGCGGCTGGCTGGTGGATGTCTGCGACGCGCTCACCGATCACGCCAGTGAGTTTATTGAAGAGCTGCACGATAAAATTATCGACCTGGAAGACAATCTCATCGACCAGCAGATACCGCCCCGAGGCTTTCTGGCGTTACTGCGCAAACAGCTGATTGTTATGCGCCGCTACATGGCGCCCCAGCGCGATGTCTATGCCCGGCTGGCAAGTGAACGGCTGCCGTGGATGAGCGACGATCAGCGCCGGAGAATGCAGGATATCGCCGAGCGGCTGGGACGCGGGCTGGATGAAATTGATGCCTGTATCGCCCGAACGGCAGTCATGACCGACGAAATCGCCCAGGTGATGCAGGAGTCGCTCTCCCGCAGAACCTACACCATGTCGCTGATGGCGATGGTCTTTTTGCCCAGCACCTTCCTGACCGGCCTGTTCGGCGTCAACCTTGGGGGCATCCCCGGCGGCGATTTCCGCTTCGGCTTCTCGCTGTTTTGCATCATGTTAGTGGTATTGATTGGTGGTGTTGCATGGTGGTTACATCGCAGTAAATGGCTGTAA
- a CDS encoding KTSC domain-containing protein, translated as MNHHTVKSSRIASIAYDKCNETLEVRFLDRSAWQYQPVPVRIFNDFLNVVSKGRFYDGVVKGKFKEKRIA; from the coding sequence ATGAATCATCATACCGTTAAATCTTCGCGCATCGCCTCGATTGCCTACGATAAATGCAATGAAACGCTGGAGGTCCGTTTTCTGGATCGCAGCGCCTGGCAATATCAGCCGGTTCCGGTACGGATTTTTAACGACTTTTTGAACGTGGTTTCAAAAGGTCGATTTTATGATGGCGTTGTGAAGGGAAAATTCAAAGAGAAAAGAATCGCCTGA
- the dbpA gene encoding ATP-dependent RNA helicase DbpA, protein MTAFSTLNVLPAAQLDNLNELGYLTMTPVQAAALPAILEGRDVRVQAKTGSGKTAAFGLGLLQQIDATLFQTQSLVLCPTRELADQVAGELRRLARFLPNTKILTLCGGQPFGAQRDSLQHAPHIIVATPGRLLDHLQKGTVSLDALQTLVLDEADRMLDMGFSDAIDEVTRFAPPTRQTLLFSATWPEAIAAISGRVQQNPLAIEIDSVDALPAIEQQFFDTTQRGKILLLQKLLSIHQPASCVVFCNTKKDCQAVCDALAEAGQSALALHGDLEQRDRDQTLVRFANGSARVLVATDVAARGLDIKSLELVVNYELAWDPEVHVHRIGRTARAGNSGLAISFCAPEEAQRANILAEMLQIKLNWVDAPANVSITPLAAEMATLCIDGGKKAKMRPGDVLGALTGDIGLDGADIGKIAVHPAHVYVAVRQSVAQKAWKQLQNGKIKGKNCRVRLLK, encoded by the coding sequence GTGACTGCTTTTTCAACGCTGAACGTACTGCCTGCCGCCCAACTCGATAACCTTAACGAGTTGGGTTACCTGACGATGACCCCTGTACAAGCTGCCGCGCTGCCAGCGATCCTGGAAGGACGCGACGTCCGTGTGCAGGCCAAAACCGGCAGTGGTAAGACGGCTGCCTTTGGCCTTGGGCTGTTGCAGCAAATTGACGCCACGCTGTTCCAGACGCAGTCCCTGGTGCTCTGCCCGACGCGCGAGCTGGCGGATCAGGTTGCGGGTGAGCTACGTCGGCTGGCGCGTTTTCTGCCGAACACCAAAATTTTAACCCTGTGCGGCGGACAACCCTTCGGCGCGCAGCGTGACTCTCTGCAGCATGCCCCGCACATTATCGTTGCCACGCCCGGGCGCTTGCTCGATCACCTGCAGAAAGGCACGGTCTCTCTTGATGCGCTGCAAACCCTGGTGCTGGATGAAGCCGACCGCATGCTGGATATGGGCTTCAGCGACGCCATTGATGAAGTGACCCGTTTTGCGCCGCCAACACGTCAGACGCTGCTCTTCTCCGCCACCTGGCCAGAGGCGATCGCCGCCATCAGCGGTCGCGTGCAGCAAAATCCGCTTGCCATCGAAATTGATTCCGTCGACGCGCTGCCGGCCATTGAGCAGCAGTTCTTCGATACCACCCAGCGTGGCAAAATCCTGCTGCTGCAAAAGCTGCTCAGCATTCATCAGCCTGCCTCCTGCGTGGTGTTCTGTAACACCAAAAAAGATTGTCAGGCGGTGTGTGATGCCCTGGCCGAGGCGGGCCAGAGCGCGCTGGCGCTGCATGGCGACCTGGAACAGCGCGATCGCGATCAGACTCTGGTGCGTTTCGCCAACGGCAGCGCCCGCGTGCTGGTTGCCACTGACGTCGCCGCCCGCGGTCTGGACATCAAATCCCTGGAGCTGGTAGTAAACTACGAGCTGGCCTGGGATCCGGAAGTGCATGTTCACCGTATTGGCCGTACCGCGCGTGCCGGTAACAGCGGTCTGGCGATCAGCTTCTGCGCGCCGGAAGAGGCCCAGCGCGCCAATATCCTGGCCGAGATGCTGCAAATTAAGCTGAACTGGGTGGATGCCCCGGCAAACGTCAGCATTACGCCGCTGGCAGCAGAGATGGCAACCCTGTGCATCGACGGCGGTAAAAAAGCCAAAATGCGTCCGGGCGATGTGCTGGGTGCGCTGACCGGGGATATTGGCCTGGACGGTGCGGATATCGGTAAAATCGCCGTGCATCCTGCGCACGTGTATGTGGCGGTGCGTCAGTCTGTGGCGCAGAAGGCGTGGAAACAGCTGCAAAACGGTAAGATCAAAGGCAAAAACTGCCGGGTTCGTCTGCTGAAATAA
- the nifJ gene encoding pyruvate:ferredoxin (flavodoxin) oxidoreductase: MQTIDGNGAVASVAFRTSEVIAIYPITPSSTMAEQADAWAGNGLKNVWGDTPRVVEMQSEAGAIATVHGALQTGALSTSFTSSQGLLLMIPTLYKLAGQLTPFVLHVAARTIATHALSIFGDHSDVMAVRQTGCALLCSGSVQEAQDMALISHMATLKSRVPFIHFFDGFRTSHEINKIKSIADDTILKLLPQTEIDAHRARALNPEHPVIRGTSANPDTYFQSREATNPWYDAVYDHVDQAMADFAAETGREYKPFEFYGHPQAERVIVIMGSAIGTCEEVVDELLRRGEKVGVLKVRLYRPFSAKHLLAALPESARSVAVLDRTKEPGAQAEPLYLDVMTALAEAFNSGERETLPRVIGGRYGLSSKEFGPDCVLAIFNELSAAKPKPRFTVGIYDDVTNLSLSLPENTLPSTAKLEALFYGLGSDGSVSATKNNIKIIGNSTPWYAQGYFVYDSKKAGGLTVSHLRVSEQPIRSAYLVSQADFVGCHQLQFIDKYQMAERLKPGGIFLLNTPYSADEVWARLPQEVQAVLNQKKAKFYVVNAARIARECGLAARINTVMQMAFFHLTHILPGDSALIELQGAIAKSYSSKGQELVERNWQALALARESLAEVPLQPVNAHSPNRPPVVSDAAPDFVKTVTAAMLAGLGDALPVSALPPDGTWPMGTTRWEKRNIAEAIPIWKEELCTQCNHCVAACPHSAIRAKVVSPEAMENAPASLHSLDVKSRDMRGQKYVLQVAPEDCTGCNLCVEVCPAKDRQNPEIKAINMMSRLEHVEEEKVNYDFFLDLPEIDRNSLERIDIRTSQLITPLFEYSGACSGCGETPYIKLLTQLYGDRMLIANATGCSSIYGGNLPSTPYTTDANGRGPAWANSLFEDNAEFGLGFRLTVDQHRVRVMRLLEQFADKIPAELNTALHSEATPDVRRQQVAELRQALVGVDGAEQLLTDADALVEKSIWLIGGDGWAYDIGFGGLDHVLSLTENVNILVLDTQCYSNTGGQASKATPLGAVTKFGEHGKRKARKDLGVSMMMYGHVYVAQISLGAQLNQTVKAIQEAEAYPGPSLIIAYSPCEEHGYDLALSHDQMRQLTATGFWPLYRFDPRRADEGKLPLALDSRPPSDALAETLMQEQRFRRLNAQQPDVAEQLWKDAAADLQKRYDFLAQMAGKAEKSASE, encoded by the coding sequence ATGCAAACTATTGACGGTAATGGCGCAGTCGCGTCCGTCGCGTTTCGCACCAGTGAAGTGATCGCCATCTACCCCATTACACCCAGCTCAACCATGGCGGAACAGGCCGACGCCTGGGCCGGGAACGGGCTGAAAAACGTCTGGGGTGATACGCCTCGCGTGGTGGAAATGCAGTCGGAGGCCGGGGCGATTGCCACCGTCCACGGCGCGCTGCAGACCGGGGCGTTGTCCACCTCGTTTACCTCGTCCCAGGGGCTGCTGCTGATGATCCCGACGCTGTATAAGCTCGCGGGACAACTCACCCCTTTCGTGCTCCACGTCGCGGCTCGCACCATCGCCACCCATGCGCTGTCGATTTTTGGCGATCACTCCGACGTGATGGCCGTCCGCCAGACCGGTTGCGCCCTGCTCTGCTCCGGCAGCGTGCAGGAGGCGCAGGATATGGCGCTGATCTCCCACATGGCGACGCTGAAAAGCCGCGTGCCGTTTATTCATTTCTTCGACGGTTTCCGCACCTCCCACGAGATTAACAAGATCAAGTCGATCGCCGATGACACGATCTTAAAGCTGCTGCCTCAGACGGAGATTGACGCCCACCGCGCCCGCGCGCTGAACCCGGAACACCCGGTGATCCGCGGCACCTCCGCCAACCCGGACACCTACTTCCAGTCCCGCGAGGCGACCAACCCGTGGTACGACGCGGTGTATGACCATGTGGACCAGGCGATGGCCGACTTTGCCGCTGAAACCGGGCGCGAGTACAAGCCGTTTGAGTTTTACGGCCATCCGCAGGCGGAACGCGTCATTGTGATCATGGGCTCTGCCATCGGCACCTGTGAAGAGGTGGTGGATGAGCTGCTGCGCCGGGGCGAAAAAGTGGGCGTGCTGAAGGTGCGTCTCTATCGTCCGTTCTCGGCAAAACATCTGCTGGCGGCGCTGCCGGAAAGCGCGCGGTCGGTAGCGGTGCTGGATCGCACCAAAGAGCCCGGTGCTCAGGCCGAGCCGCTCTATCTGGACGTGATGACCGCCCTGGCGGAAGCCTTTAACAGCGGCGAGCGCGAGACGTTGCCGCGGGTGATTGGCGGGCGCTATGGCCTGTCGTCGAAAGAGTTTGGTCCGGACTGCGTGCTGGCCATCTTTAACGAACTGAGCGCCGCGAAGCCGAAGCCGCGCTTTACCGTCGGCATCTATGACGATGTCACCAATTTGTCCCTGTCGCTGCCGGAAAACACCCTGCCGTCAACCGCGAAGCTGGAAGCGCTCTTTTACGGGCTGGGCAGCGACGGCAGTGTGTCGGCGACCAAAAACAACATCAAGATCATCGGTAACTCCACGCCGTGGTATGCCCAGGGCTATTTCGTCTATGACTCGAAAAAAGCCGGCGGGCTGACGGTTTCTCACCTGCGCGTCAGCGAACAGCCGATCCGCTCGGCGTATCTGGTATCGCAGGCCGATTTTGTCGGCTGCCACCAGCTGCAGTTTATCGACAAATACCAGATGGCCGAGCGCCTGAAACCGGGCGGGATTTTCCTGCTGAATACGCCGTACAGCGCCGATGAGGTGTGGGCGCGCCTGCCGCAGGAAGTGCAGGCGGTGCTGAACCAGAAAAAAGCGAAGTTCTATGTCGTTAACGCCGCCAGAATCGCCCGCGAATGCGGCCTGGCGGCGCGTATTAATACCGTGATGCAGATGGCGTTTTTCCATCTGACCCATATTCTGCCGGGCGACAGCGCGCTGATCGAGCTCCAGGGCGCGATTGCCAAAAGCTACAGCAGCAAAGGCCAGGAGCTGGTGGAGCGCAACTGGCAGGCCCTGGCGCTGGCGCGGGAGTCGCTGGCGGAAGTGCCGCTGCAGCCGGTAAATGCCCACAGCCCGAACCGCCCGCCGGTGGTGTCGGACGCGGCGCCGGACTTTGTCAAAACCGTGACCGCCGCGATGCTGGCCGGTCTGGGCGATGCCCTGCCCGTCTCTGCCCTGCCGCCGGACGGCACCTGGCCGATGGGCACTACCCGTTGGGAAAAACGCAATATCGCCGAGGCGATCCCGATCTGGAAAGAGGAGCTGTGCACCCAGTGTAACCACTGTGTGGCGGCCTGCCCGCACTCGGCCATTCGCGCCAAAGTGGTATCACCGGAGGCGATGGAGAACGCCCCGGCCAGCCTGCACTCGCTGGATGTAAAATCCCGCGACATGCGCGGGCAGAAATACGTCCTACAGGTGGCGCCGGAGGACTGCACCGGCTGTAACCTTTGCGTGGAGGTCTGCCCGGCGAAAGACCGACAGAACCCGGAGATCAAGGCCATCAACATGATGTCGCGCCTTGAGCATGTGGAAGAGGAGAAAGTGAATTACGACTTCTTCCTCGATCTGCCGGAGATCGATCGCAACAGCCTGGAGCGCATCGATATCCGAACTTCGCAGCTGATCACCCCGCTGTTCGAATACTCCGGGGCCTGCTCCGGCTGCGGCGAGACGCCGTACATCAAGCTGCTGACCCAGTTGTACGGCGACCGGATGTTGATCGCCAACGCCACCGGCTGTTCGTCGATCTACGGCGGTAACCTGCCGTCAACGCCATACACCACCGACGCCAACGGCCGTGGTCCGGCGTGGGCGAACTCGTTGTTCGAAGATAACGCCGAGTTTGGGCTGGGCTTCCGCCTGACGGTGGATCAGCACCGTGTGCGGGTGATGCGTCTGCTGGAGCAGTTTGCCGATAAGATCCCGGCGGAGCTGAACACCGCCCTGCACAGCGAGGCGACGCCGGACGTGCGCCGTCAGCAGGTGGCCGAGCTGCGCCAGGCGCTGGTCGGGGTGGACGGTGCGGAGCAGCTGTTAACCGATGCCGATGCGCTGGTCGAGAAGTCAATCTGGCTGATTGGCGGCGACGGCTGGGCGTATGACATCGGCTTTGGCGGCCTGGATCATGTCCTGAGCCTCACCGAGAACGTCAATATTCTGGTGCTGGATACCCAGTGTTACTCCAATACCGGCGGTCAGGCATCGAAGGCGACGCCGCTGGGCGCAGTGACCAAGTTTGGCGAACACGGCAAACGCAAGGCGCGTAAAGATCTGGGCGTCAGCATGATGATGTACGGTCATGTTTATGTGGCGCAGATCTCGCTGGGTGCGCAGCTGAACCAGACGGTGAAAGCGATTCAGGAGGCGGAGGCCTACCCTGGCCCGTCGCTGATCATCGCCTACAGTCCTTGCGAAGAGCATGGCTACGATCTGGCGCTCAGCCACGATCAGATGCGCCAGCTGACCGCTACGGGCTTCTGGCCGCTGTACCGCTTTGACCCGCGTCGCGCCGATGAGGGCAAACTGCCGCTGGCGCTGGATTCTCGCCCACCGTCAGATGCGCTGGCAGAAACGCTAATGCAGGAACAGCGGTTCCGTCGGCTCAATGCCCAGCAGCCTGACGTGGCAGAGCAGCTGTGGAAAGATGCCGCTGCGGATCTGCAAAAACGCTACGACTTCCTGGCGCAGATGGCCGGGAAAGCCGAAAAATCGGCCAGCGAATAA
- a CDS encoding sensor domain-containing diguanylate cyclase, protein MSPSGFDALDMLKTPVWLVSPVTEDVLFANTAAKTIMQDATLDMLRKGVCSAHAQATLAMYVPDLKARQEIIEVWSVVADRQQTSLTCRLSLAVFDTLGEVIVFEGMARQPVTGLKATRSGTYQRKKQGFYARFFQTNSAPMLLIDPARDGLIVDANLAALNFYGYIHEEMCSKHTWEINTLGRNIMPVMMEIARLPGGHKPLNFIHRLADGSTRHVQTYAGPIEIYGDKLMLCIIHDIIEQKRLEQELEHAALRDSLTGLLNRRQFYNLTDNTSPNHLPAQQEFSLLLVDTDHFKGINDVFGHQKGDEVLIALARTLESCSRKDDYVFRWGGEEFVLLLPRTSLDAAMQIAETLRAAIARIAIPGLPRFTVSIGVARHNPDESIDELFKRVDDALYRAKNDGRNKVLAA, encoded by the coding sequence ATGTCGCCTTCAGGGTTTGATGCACTGGATATGCTTAAAACGCCCGTATGGTTAGTATCCCCGGTAACGGAGGATGTGCTGTTCGCCAATACGGCAGCCAAAACGATTATGCAGGATGCGACACTGGACATGCTGCGTAAAGGTGTCTGCTCGGCCCATGCCCAGGCGACACTTGCGATGTACGTGCCGGATTTAAAAGCCCGTCAGGAAATTATTGAAGTCTGGAGCGTGGTGGCGGATCGCCAGCAGACAAGCCTCACGTGTCGCCTCTCGCTGGCCGTTTTTGACACTCTCGGCGAGGTGATTGTCTTTGAAGGGATGGCGCGGCAGCCGGTAACGGGCCTCAAGGCCACCCGTTCAGGCACCTATCAGCGCAAGAAACAGGGCTTTTACGCCCGCTTTTTCCAGACTAACAGCGCGCCAATGCTGTTAATCGATCCCGCCCGGGACGGCCTGATCGTGGATGCCAATCTCGCAGCCCTCAACTTTTACGGCTATATCCATGAAGAAATGTGCAGCAAGCACACCTGGGAGATCAACACCCTTGGGCGCAACATTATGCCGGTGATGATGGAGATTGCGCGTCTGCCCGGCGGCCATAAGCCGCTCAACTTTATCCATCGCCTTGCCGACGGCTCCACCCGACACGTACAAACCTATGCCGGGCCGATTGAGATCTACGGCGATAAACTGATGCTCTGCATTATTCACGATATCATTGAGCAAAAACGTCTTGAGCAGGAGCTTGAACACGCCGCGCTGCGCGACTCATTAACCGGCCTGCTCAACCGCCGTCAGTTTTATAATCTCACCGATAATACCTCACCGAACCATCTCCCGGCCCAGCAGGAGTTCAGCCTGCTGCTGGTGGATACTGACCATTTTAAGGGTATCAACGATGTGTTCGGGCATCAGAAAGGCGACGAAGTATTAATTGCCCTCGCACGGACGCTGGAAAGCTGTAGTCGGAAAGACGATTACGTGTTCCGCTGGGGAGGTGAGGAGTTTGTGCTGCTGCTGCCCCGCACCTCTCTGGATGCAGCGATGCAGATCGCAGAGACCCTGCGCGCGGCCATCGCCCGCATTGCCATTCCCGGTCTGCCCCGCTTTACTGTGAGTATTGGCGTTGCGCGGCATAACCCGGATGAAAGCATCGACGAGCTGTTTAAGCGTGTGGACGATGCGCTGTATCGCGCCAAAAATGATGGTCGTAACAAAGTGCTGGCGGCCTGA
- a CDS encoding GFA family protein: MANTVSAQCHCGAVRFTVELSDGFNTIRRCNCSFCRMRGAIAVSAPLSGINIVQGESLLTEYRFNTQTAVHYFCSVCGIYTFHQRRSNPNQYGVNVACIEGVSPFDFPEVLVMEGRVHPNDGGGGVAGVLSYRATPDE, translated from the coding sequence ATGGCGAATACTGTCTCTGCTCAGTGTCACTGCGGCGCGGTCCGCTTTACCGTCGAACTCTCGGACGGGTTCAATACCATCCGGCGCTGTAACTGCTCATTCTGTCGGATGCGCGGGGCGATCGCGGTTTCCGCGCCGTTATCCGGTATCAACATTGTTCAGGGCGAGTCGCTGCTGACCGAGTACCGCTTCAACACTCAGACGGCGGTTCACTATTTCTGTTCTGTTTGTGGGATTTACACTTTCCATCAGCGGCGTTCAAACCCAAATCAGTATGGCGTCAACGTCGCCTGCATTGAGGGCGTGTCGCCGTTTGATTTTCCGGAAGTGCTGGTGATGGAAGGCAGGGTTCACCCCAATGATGGCGGTGGGGGCGTTGCTGGCGTGTTGAGCTATCGCGCCACTCCGGACGAATAA
- the ttcA gene encoding tRNA 2-thiocytidine(32) synthetase TtcA — MSQNQDITKKEQYNLNKLQKRLRRNVGEAIADYNMIEEGDRIMVCLSGGKDSYTLLEILRNLQQSAPVNFSLVAVNLDQKQPGFPEHILPEYLDKQGVEYKIVEENTYGIVKEKIPEGKTTCSLCSRLRRGILYRTATELGCTKIALGHHRDDILQTLFLNMFYGGKMKGMPPKLMSDDGKHIVIRPLAYCREKDIERFSEAKAFPIIPCNLCGSQPNLQRQVIADMLRDWDKRYPGRIETMFSAMQNVVPSHMCDINLFDFKGIQHGSEVVNGGDLAFDREEIPMQPVGWQPEEDDSQLDEMRLNVIEVK, encoded by the coding sequence ATGTCGCAAAATCAAGATATTACCAAGAAAGAACAGTACAACCTGAACAAACTGCAGAAGCGTCTGCGCCGTAACGTGGGCGAAGCCATTGCCGATTACAACATGATCGAAGAAGGCGACCGCATCATGGTCTGCCTGTCCGGCGGCAAAGACAGCTACACCCTTCTGGAAATTTTACGCAATCTTCAGCAAAGCGCGCCGGTCAACTTCTCGCTCGTTGCTGTTAACCTGGATCAGAAGCAGCCAGGCTTCCCGGAGCATATCCTACCGGAATACCTGGACAAGCAGGGTGTTGAGTACAAGATTGTCGAAGAGAATACCTACGGCATCGTTAAAGAGAAGATCCCGGAAGGGAAAACCACCTGCTCGCTCTGCTCCCGCCTGCGCCGCGGCATTCTTTATCGTACCGCCACCGAACTGGGATGCACCAAGATTGCCCTTGGCCACCACCGCGATGACATCTTACAGACGCTGTTCCTGAACATGTTCTACGGCGGCAAGATGAAAGGGATGCCGCCGAAGCTGATGAGCGACGACGGTAAGCACATCGTGATCCGCCCGCTGGCCTACTGCCGCGAGAAGGACATCGAACGTTTCTCCGAGGCCAAAGCCTTCCCGATTATTCCGTGCAACCTGTGCGGCTCACAGCCAAACCTGCAGCGTCAGGTGATTGCCGATATGCTGCGCGACTGGGACAAACGCTATCCTGGCCGAATCGAAACCATGTTCAGCGCGATGCAGAACGTCGTGCCTTCACACATGTGCGATATCAACCTGTTTGATTTCAAAGGTATTCAGCACGGTTCTGAAGTGGTTAACGGCGGCGATCTGGCGTTTGATCGCGAAGAGATCCCGATGCAGCCCGTCGGCTGGCAGCCGGAAGAAGATGACTCTCAGCTGGATGAGATGCGTCTGAACGTTATTGAAGTGAAGTGA